The genomic window GCCGACGTCCTGAGCGCCCGCCTGCGCGAGGACCTGGCCGCGGCCGACGCGGAGCGCGACGCGCTGCTGGCGGCCACCGCGCCGCTCGACGCCGCGCCTGCCGCCCTGCGGCGGGCCCTGCTCTGCCCGGCCTTCCGCCGTCCCCTGGCCGCCATGGCCGAGTTCTTCACCTACCGCGACGAGGGCGAGACCGGCCGCCGCCTCTACGCCTGGGCGGCGCTCTGCGGCCGCAGCCCCGAGCGGCACTGGCTCTACCTGTCCAAGTGGGAGCGCCGGCTGGGCAGCCGCGACGCGGCGGTCCGCGCCCTGGAGACGGGCCTCGCCCGCTGGCCCGAGTCCGTGCTCCTCCTGCGCGCCCTGGCCGACGCCCGCGACCGCGAGGGCGAAGTGGACGCCGCCGTGGCCCTGCTCGAGCGGGCGGTGGCCGTGCAGCCGGCCTGGCCGGACCTCCGCTACGAGCTCGGCCGCCTGCTGGCCGAAGGCGAGCACCGCGAGCGCTCGCTGCTCGAGATGGGCCGCGCCCTCGAGCTCAATCCCGGCTACACCCGCGCCGCCCTGGGGCGCGCCGAGCTGCTGATGGCCCTGGGCGAGGACGCGCGCGCCGAGCGGCAACTCGAGTCCCTGCGACGGGACCAGGCCGAGCCCTCGCGCGTCTACGAGCTGCTCAGCCGCATCTATGCCGAGCGGAGCGACAGCCGCCGCGCCGAGGAGTTCAGCGTGCTCGCCCAGCGGGCGCTGGCCGACGAGAACGAGGGCTCCCGGACGGGCGCCTGAACGGCTGCGTCGCACGCTATCTTCATGATTTCCAGTGCGTTCCCGTCACGGCGCAGGACGGCGCGCCTCGCGTTTTTCTCCAGATTCGCCACCGGATCTGTTAGAATGACCTGAACGCGAGGTGATCGATGCCACGACTCCCCATGCTCCTCGGCGCCCTGCTGGGCGCCCTGACGGCCGTGCTGTCCCTGGTCCCGCGGGCGGGCGCCTTCGTGACCTTCGACTTCGAGCAGCCCTACTTCCTCGAGGACTACGGCGTCCAGTGCAAGGACCACTCGGTGGTCAAGTCGGACAGCCTCTACCACGTCTTCTACATCAAGAGCTTCCCGCCCAACGGGCACTTCATGCGCGAGGAGAACCGCTTCGGGCACATCACCAGCCCGGATCTGCGGCACTGGACGCGCCACCCCGACGTCATGAGCACCGACGCCCCCGACGCCGCGGCCTGGGAGTCGGAGTTCGTCTGGGCGCCGAAGGTGATCGAGGATCCCAACAGCAGCGACTGGCTGATGTACTACACCGGCGCCACCTACAACGTCACGCAGCAGGCGGGGCTGGCCTCGTCGTCGGACCTCTTCAACTGGTACCGCTCGCCCTCGAATCCCATCTACCACCCGGGCTCCTGGGCCATCTGGACGTCGGGCCTCTGGGCCAACTGCCGCGACCCGGAGATCTTCCACGAGGACAGCACGGGCAACTGGTACATGCTCAACACGGCGAGCAAGGCGCCGGACTCCCTGGGCTGCGTGAGCTACGCGATCAGCGCGAACCTGTCGAACTGGACGGACCGCGGTGCGCTGGTGCTCAACGACAGCAACAAGGTGCTCGAGAGCGTCCAGATGGTGAAGCACAACGGCACCTACCACCTCTTCTTCACCGAGGAGGGGGACGGGCTGATCAGCCACATGTCGAGTCCGGCCTTCGCGACGGGCTGGTCCAAGGAAGACCGGATCTACGTGGACGACGGCCACGCCTGCGAGGTGACGGAGCTCCCCGGCGAGCCGACGCTCTGGAGCCGCCACCGGGGCATCGCGCTCCGGGATGGCGCGCGCTTCTTCTTCCGCTTCGGCACGATCGACTTCGACACCCCCGACGGCGTGCCCGAGGTCGCCCACGAGGCGGGCTTCACCCCCGACTGGACCGTCGTCTTCGGCAACGCCTTCACCTGGCAGCCCACCTGGGGCGACAATCCCTACGAGCGCACCGGGGTGCACTCGGGGATGGAGGGCAACGCCTACGTCGGCACCTACGAGCTCTTCCCGAACCCGAACGCCTACCCGCCCGGCCGGGCGCAGGGGAACGTGCCGACCGGCATGGTGCGCAGCGTGGACTTCACCGTCACCGGCGATCGCATGAAGCTGCTCGTGGGCGGCGGCGACGCGCCCGGCCTCGCCTTCGTCGGCATGGTGTCCGGCGCGAGCGGGCGGCTGCTGTTCTGGGAGACGGGCACGGGCGGCGACCTGCTCACCCCGCGGCTCTGGGATCTGTCCACGCTGGCGGGACAGTCGGTCTATCTGGTGATCGCCGACCTGAGCAGCGACGCGGACGGCAACATCGCCACCGACAGCATCGAGGAGTACAACCGTTCCGGGCAGGACCCCCAGACGCCCAGCACGCCCATGGCGGCGGGACCCTACCTGGCCCAGGTGCTCGCCGACGCCGGCTTCGGGCAGACGGGCACGTCCGGAACCGCGGCGCCCGCGCCGGCGCGCCTGCTCGCGCCCTACCCGAATCCCTTCAACCCCCGGACGCGACTCCGCTACGAGCTGGAGGCGGCCGGCCAGGTGAGGCTCGAGATCCTGGACGCCCAGGGCCGCAGCATCCGTCGTCTGCTGGACGCCCCGCTGAGCGCCGGTCCCGGCTACGTGCTCTGGGACGGCCACGACGACCGCGGCGCCCTGGCGGCCAGCGGCGTCTACCTGGCCCGGCTCAGCGTGGACGGCCGCGAGGCCGGCCGGCAGAAGTTGCTGCTGGTCAAGTAGTTGGCCTCGCGACGACACATCGCCGCGACATTCTCCTGAAAAACTCCGCCGAAGTCGGTTGGAAACTCCGGCTTTGGGGCGTCATCCCTGCGTGACTTGTCGACGTGGCCGCACGACTCCGCCCGTCGTCGACGAGCAAGCCCGCCGGGAGGACACCCATGGACCTGACCGACCTGACCCGCCTCATCATCGACGGCTTGCAGGGGGCCGATCGCCCCGCCCTCGCCGAACTCGCCGGCTACGACCCGGAAGTCTTCGAGGACCTCGTGCGCCGCTTCCTCCGTGCGGGCATCCTGGCCATCGCGGACGCTCCCAAGCACCGCCCCGGCGGCTGTCAGGTGATCCCTCTCTACGCGCTGGGCGAGGCGCCCGGCTTCGACGCCACCCCGGACGGCGCGCTCGGCGCCCCCGCGAGGGCGTAGGATGGGCGGAACGTCGACGGGCGCCGCCGAGTCAGGCATCGGACGCCCCAGCATCCTCATGGTCGAGGACGGCGACGGCGCCGGCCAAACCCTCGTGCGCGGGCTGACGGATCGCTATTCCCTCCACGTCGTGAAGGACACGGACGAAGCTCGCGAGCGCCTGCGGATCCGCTACGCGGACGTGGTGCTGCTGGAGCTCAACAGCCCGGCGCGCCACGCCCCCGGCTTCGAGTTTCTCGACCACCTCCGCGCCGAGTACCCCGAGATCCCGGTGCTGCTGCTCTCGGCGCGACCGGAGGCGGCGACGATCGTCCGCGCGATGAAGCTGGGCGCCACCGGCTACGTGACCCTGGACGCCGGCGCCGCCGAGCTGGAGCTCAACCTGCGCACGGCGCAGGAGCTGCGCGCCTCGCGCATCCGCGTGCAGCTGCGTGGGGACGGCGAGGAAGCCAGCATCGTGGGCAACAGCCCGGCGATCAGCGCGCTGCGCATGGAGCTCAAGCGCCTGGCCGCCGTGGAGCGGCCCCTGCTCCTCACGGGCGAGGTGGGGACGGGCAAGGAGCTCTTCGCGCGGGCTCTGCACGCCCACGGGCCGCATCCGGACGAGCCCTTCGTGGTGGTCAACTGCGCCGCCTTCACCCCTGCGCTGCTCGAGCAGGAGCTCTTCGGCAACGAGCGCGGGGCCTTCGAGGGCGCCCAGCGGCGGCGCATCGGCCGCTTCCAGGAGGCGGGGCAGGGCACGCTCTACCTCGACGAAATCGCGAAGATGAGCCTGGAGACCCAGACCAAGCTGCAGCTCGCGCTGAGCTCGGGGCGCTTCCGTCCCCTCGGCACCCGGCAGGAGGTGCCGCTGCGCGCCCGCGTGATCGTCGGCAGCAGCCGCGATCTCGTGCGCGAGGCCAGGGAGGGCCGCTTTCACAACGTGCTCCTCTTCACGCTGCGCGCGCTGGAGCTCAGGATCCCGCCGCTGCGCGAGCGCATGGAGGACCTGGAGCCGCTGACCCATCACCTGATCTTTCGCAAGGCGCAGGAGATGAAGCTGCCGGTGCCCACGCTGGAGGTGGCCGCGCTGAAGAAGCTCCAGCGCCAGTCCTGGCCGGGCAACGTGCGCGAGCTGGCGACGGTGATCGAGAACGCGCTGGTCCATCTCGACGGCAACAGCCTGTCGCCCAAGTGCTTCAAGCTGCTCGACTGCGGCGGCTACGAGGGGCTCGGCTACCACGAGGCCAAGGCGCAGGCCGACGAGGGCTTCCGGCTCGCCTACTACAAGAGCCTCCTCCAGGTCACGCGGGGCAACATGGCCGAGATGATGGCCATCAGCGGCCTGCCGCGTCAGACCATCCACCGGCACCTGGTGGATCTCGGCCTGAAGCGCAAGGACTTCAAGCGCCGCTAGCGCCGCGCTTTCCCGCCGGCGGCGCCCCTGCTATGCTGCCGGACATGGACCTCTTCGCGAGCAAGGCCCCCGCGCCGCTGGCCGAGCGCATGCGACCACGCACACTGGACGAGTTCCTCGGCCAGCGGCAGCTGCTGGGCGAGGGGCGCCCGCTCCGGCGCTACCTCGACAGCGGCGCGCTCTCCAGCTCCATGCTCTTCTGGGGGCCGCCGGGCACCGGCAAGACCACGCTGGCGCGAATCCTCGCGGGCGTGGTGGACGCGGAGTTCGTCAACTTCAGCG from Candidatus Latescibacterota bacterium includes these protein-coding regions:
- a CDS encoding tetratricopeptide repeat protein, coding for MNWIGLLERVEPYYRWRREKHPPYPDLLLEWGLYAQLRALLSEEREAGAGEPWFDAAAEARDNLAAAGADFEDLAAWEAWLDAQGGLRAPAPAPAADVLSARLREDLAAADAERDALLAATAPLDAAPAALRRALLCPAFRRPLAAMAEFFTYRDEGETGRRLYAWAALCGRSPERHWLYLSKWERRLGSRDAAVRALETGLARWPESVLLLRALADARDREGEVDAAVALLERAVAVQPAWPDLRYELGRLLAEGEHRERSLLEMGRALELNPGYTRAALGRAELLMALGEDARAERQLESLRRDQAEPSRVYELLSRIYAERSDSRRAEEFSVLAQRALADENEGSRTGA
- a CDS encoding sigma-54-dependent Fis family transcriptional regulator; amino-acid sequence: MGGTSTGAAESGIGRPSILMVEDGDGAGQTLVRGLTDRYSLHVVKDTDEARERLRIRYADVVLLELNSPARHAPGFEFLDHLRAEYPEIPVLLLSARPEAATIVRAMKLGATGYVTLDAGAAELELNLRTAQELRASRIRVQLRGDGEEASIVGNSPAISALRMELKRLAAVERPLLLTGEVGTGKELFARALHAHGPHPDEPFVVVNCAAFTPALLEQELFGNERGAFEGAQRRRIGRFQEAGQGTLYLDEIAKMSLETQTKLQLALSSGRFRPLGTRQEVPLRARVIVGSSRDLVREAREGRFHNVLLFTLRALELRIPPLRERMEDLEPLTHHLIFRKAQEMKLPVPTLEVAALKKLQRQSWPGNVRELATVIENALVHLDGNSLSPKCFKLLDCGGYEGLGYHEAKAQADEGFRLAYYKSLLQVTRGNMAEMMAISGLPRQTIHRHLVDLGLKRKDFKRR